In one window of Megalops cyprinoides isolate fMegCyp1 chromosome 24, fMegCyp1.pri, whole genome shotgun sequence DNA:
- the LOC118771315 gene encoding C-C chemokine receptor type 3-like, producing MASFEDILDFFNTTEYEGTGDYIKEEPVMLCDKTAVNHFGTRLLPTFYYVIFLFSLLGNGLVLCIIYKYEKLSTVTNVFLLNLVISDLVFTFSLPFWASYYSSEWIFGSGVCKLVSGIYYMGFYSSILFLTLMTFDRYLAVVHAVTAAKSRRLTYAMLSSIAVWAVSILATIKDFVLHDVREDSRYGVLCEELGYSKDVMAVWQLVGYYQQFVLFFLVPLGVVIYCYVRITLRIFHTRMKEKCRAVKLIFVIIVTFFICWTPFNVVILLRALHISANGTSGSITGSGSCGDELDYALYITRNIAILYCCVNPVFYTFVGKKFQSHFRRLLSKHIPCLKTQVLTSQSSRTTSHRSPQTLYEY from the coding sequence ATGGCTTCCTTTGAGGATATCCTGGATTTTTTCAACACCACGGAGTATGAAGGGACCGGAGATTACATCAAGGAGGAGCCCGTGATGTTGTGCGACAAGACGGCTGTCAACCACTTCGGCACACGGCTCCTGCCGAccttctactatgtcatcttCCTCTTCAGCCTCCTGGGCAACGGGCTGGTTCTGTGCATCATCTACAAGTACGAGAAGCTCAGCACCGTCACCAACGTCTTCCTCCTCAACCTGGTCATCTCCGACCTGGTGTTCACGTTCAGCCTGCCGTTCTGGGCCTCCTACTACTCTTCAGAGTGGATCTTCGGGAGTGGAGTCTGCAAGCTGGTGAGCGGCATCTACTACATGGGCTTCTACAgctccatcctcttcctcaccctcatGACCTTTGACCGCTACCTGGCCGTGGTGCACGCCGTCACCGCCGCCAAGAGTAGGCGCTTGACCTACGCCATGCTGTCCTCCATCGCCGTGTGGGCTGTCAGCATCCTCGCCACCATCAAGGACTTCGTCCTCCACGACGTGCGGGAGGACAGCCGCTACGGAGTGCTCTGTGAGGAGCTGGGCTACTCGAAAGACGTAATGGCCGTGTGGCAGCTGGTGGGGTACTACCAgcaatttgtgttgtttttcttggtgCCGCTGGGTGTGGTAATCTACTGCTATGTGCGCATAACCCTGAGGATTTTCCACACCCGCATGAAGGAGAAATGTAGGGCGGTGAAGCTCATATTCGTCATAATAGTCACCTTCTTCATCTGCTGGACGCCCTTCAACGTGGTGATCCTGCTGCGGGCGCTGCACATCTCGGCCAACGGCACCTCGGGCTCGATCACCGGCTCGGGATCCTGCGGGGATGAGCTGGACTACGCGCTCTACATCACCCGCAACATTGCCATCCTCTACTGCTGCGTCAATCCTGTCTTCTACACGTTCGTGGGGAAGAAGTTCCAGAGCCACTTCCGGCGGCTGCTGTCCAAGCACATCCCCTGCCTGAAGACCCAGGTGCTGACCAGCCAAAGCAGCAGGACCACCTCCCACAGGAGTCCACAGACCCTTTATGAATACTAG